A window from Anser cygnoides isolate HZ-2024a breed goose chromosome 1, Taihu_goose_T2T_genome, whole genome shotgun sequence encodes these proteins:
- the RASSF3 gene encoding ras association domain-containing protein 3 isoform X4 codes for MRGCSCIVGTLGDCWCYLSDVQKEREPHVYLSKEEVKEKIQSYNSSVTDKLKMTLNSNGIYTGFIKVQMELCRPITVQSSPSQGRCAHSNNETAFYLPNDCVNTLHISSTNTVREVIEALLKKFFVTDNPAKFALYKRCHKEDQVYTCKLSDREHPLYLRLVAGPRTEMLSFVLREHETGEVMWEAFSLPELQNFLRILDKEENEQLQILKKRYAAYRDKLEEALGGVWKPG; via the exons ATGCGGGGATGCTCCTGCATTGTTGGCACACTTGGGGATTGCTGGTGTTACTTGTCG GATGTTCAGAAGGAGAGAGAACCTCATGTTTATCTCAGTAAAGAAGAagttaaagagaaaatacaaagctaTAATTCATCTGTCACTGATAAATTAAAGATGACCTTG AACTCAAATGGGATTTACACTGGCTTCATCAAAGTTCAGATGGAACTATGCAGACCGATCACTGTGCAGTCTTCCCCCAGCCAGGGAAGGTGTGCTCACAGCAATAACGAAACTGCTTTTTACTTGCCGAACGACTGTGTGAATACGCTTCACATCAGCAGCACCAATACTGTTCGTGAAGTTATTGAGGCCTTGCTCAAAAAGTTTTTCGTGACTGACAACCCCGCGAAATTTGCACTTTACAAACGCTGTCACAAGGAAGACCAAG TTTATACATGCAAGCTGTCAGACCGAGAACATCCCCTCTACCTGCGTTTGGTGGCAGGCCCCAGAACGGAAATGCTTAGTTTTGTTCTACGTGAGCATGAAACTGGAGAAGTTATG TGGGAAGCTTTTAGTCTTCCTGAACTGCAAAACTTCTTGCGTATACTGGACAAAGAGGAAAACGAGCAACTTCAAATCTTAAAGAAGCGTTATGCAGCTTACAGAGACAAACTTGAAGAAGCCCTTGGTGGGGTGTGGAAACCTGGTTAA
- the RASSF3 gene encoding ras association domain-containing protein 3 isoform X5, with protein MVQDVQKEREPHVYLSKEEVKEKIQSYNSSVTDKLKMTLNSNGIYTGFIKVQMELCRPITVQSSPSQGRCAHSNNETAFYLPNDCVNTLHISSTNTVREVIEALLKKFFVTDNPAKFALYKRCHKEDQVYTCKLSDREHPLYLRLVAGPRTEMLSFVLREHETGEVMWEAFSLPELQNFLRILDKEENEQLQILKKRYAAYRDKLEEALGGVWKPG; from the exons GATGTTCAGAAGGAGAGAGAACCTCATGTTTATCTCAGTAAAGAAGAagttaaagagaaaatacaaagctaTAATTCATCTGTCACTGATAAATTAAAGATGACCTTG AACTCAAATGGGATTTACACTGGCTTCATCAAAGTTCAGATGGAACTATGCAGACCGATCACTGTGCAGTCTTCCCCCAGCCAGGGAAGGTGTGCTCACAGCAATAACGAAACTGCTTTTTACTTGCCGAACGACTGTGTGAATACGCTTCACATCAGCAGCACCAATACTGTTCGTGAAGTTATTGAGGCCTTGCTCAAAAAGTTTTTCGTGACTGACAACCCCGCGAAATTTGCACTTTACAAACGCTGTCACAAGGAAGACCAAG TTTATACATGCAAGCTGTCAGACCGAGAACATCCCCTCTACCTGCGTTTGGTGGCAGGCCCCAGAACGGAAATGCTTAGTTTTGTTCTACGTGAGCATGAAACTGGAGAAGTTATG TGGGAAGCTTTTAGTCTTCCTGAACTGCAAAACTTCTTGCGTATACTGGACAAAGAGGAAAACGAGCAACTTCAAATCTTAAAGAAGCGTTATGCAGCTTACAGAGACAAACTTGAAGAAGCCCTTGGTGGGGTGTGGAAACCTGGTTAA